tTCATGTATTATATAGAAGTAATCTCATAAAAAAACTAATACAGAATTTAATGTTTGCAGGTATACAGCTCAATCAaagttctgtgcaaaaagggtAAGAGGAACAAGCAATCTGAATTACATTCTCATGTAACCATTCAAGATCACTAAGATACATTCAACTAGGAAAATTCACATCTTTCGTGTTTGTTCTTCATGCATGCAGAAGCAATCAATACACATGTTATATTTAGTTCATGTGTTATATAGTACTAATATCATAAAAAATTTAATACATAATTTAATGTTTGCAGGTGTAGAGCTCAATCAAAGTTCTTTGGAAAAAGGTTAGAAGAACAAGATCTTGCTCATTTTATACATAAATAATTTCGCTGCAATCTGAATTACATTCTCATATAATCAGACAAGATCACATAGATGCGTTCAACTAGGAAAAATATTGATTAAATAAATAAGTACTTTATTTCCATCTGTTTTTACTTTTTAACTCCATGGTTCTGAGCATGGAAACTATTCAAAATAGACATCCAATCTGTCATATTTGTGCAACACTTCAACTTTTTCGGAATAATTACTAATAGTTTATTTTGTACTTCGAACAATATTATGTGTGATAGTAAAAATTCCACGTACTAAGAGACCTTCAAAAGTAGATATTGCTCTACACAAAACAGATGAAGAGAAAAAACAGGAGCGAAAAAGAAAAACTACTGTGTACTTAGAAAAGAAAACACCATGCTATATCAATCCAATGAATAATAGCTATTTCTCTACCATATATATCGAGCACCTAAAAACATCATATCCATATAGATCATACTATGGCAAGGCAAATAATGAATGCCAACACTGTGGTGCTGTGTTCTGgtatgaagaaagaaaaaaaatctgttcACACAAAGGTTACATATAGTTCATGCTGCAAGGAAGGGAAGATTAAACTCCCACCTTTTAACAATCCCCCGGAAATCTACAACAGATACTCTCTAATTTACACAATGTTCAAATATTTCTGGCTCCAAAACGACCAAATAATTGTACTTTGAAACTTTCTAATGTTGAAATTCATTTGACAGGATGAATTACTAATTGTGTGCCAAAATAATTTGAGCCTCACCAATTATTTCTGCAGATAGCCATTATAAGGAAAACATCTACTGCTGCTACAATGATGTATGAACATGAGAAAGCAAGGTAAGACTTCTACGGAAAAAAACATGACCCTCTATTCAAATTATTACTCCCCAATTATAGAGCATCATCAGTATTTCAGATTCCTGTTATTTCCTTTGCCTTATGTTGCATATAGTATATTGTTTGATGATCATGAACCAGCTACGTTGAGCATATAATGCATGGTTCATTTTACATTGATCATGAACTGCCATTTGTGATCTAACCGCTGCTATATAACCACTTTTTTTCATTTGCTTTGGTAAATAATTACTACCTTGGTTAAAGCATAATTTTAGAAACTACTATGCAAGCTTTCAATCTTCTGTATACGCTATTTATTTTGTGTTCATTACTTTGCTCAAATTTATGGTTGACTTCACCCCCTGCAACAAGCAGATGTTATTCTGAAGACACCGCTGCTAGGAAATGGCTGAGGAAACGAGGTTTTGCAGTTTTGTTGTTCTGAATAGCGGCAAGCTCTGCAATACGCTGGTTCACTCAATCAATATATTAAATATTACTTGGCAAATCTGCCTGATACATTGCTTCTCCTAAAAAAGTATTCTTGATGCTTATCTTTGTTTTTTACTTACTAAATACCATTTCCATTGCTTAAACGTATCGTTACCACATCAACTATGATGAAGCAAGGGCGCAAAACGACCAAAATACACTGGTCATCTCAGGTAGGCGCGGCAACGGCCGCGCCAGAGTTTCTAGTGATTGTCGGAGAGAAACCTTCCTTGGCACCCATGGGCTTCAGGCCGCAGGCACCAACACAGCTAGGAGAAGATGCTATTATGCGCGGTCAGCTGAGTTAGGTGGAAATGGATAAGTACAAGCTATTGCAACAGGGCCACCTCCATATTAGAAAACTGCAGAGTAGCCGTGCCTATGGGTCAACCCATCCAAGTCCTAAATAATGCCTGTATATATTGAACTATGCATCTGCTTGCTCTTGAACGAACAATATTGCAATATATGTCCTAAACAATGTaattcgttttttttttgtatggaaGTCTTAAACATTGTTATGCATCAATGGAACCCTAAACTACTTGACATTCAACTGTACATATGCAATTGTGCACAATGAAAGAAGAGATATTAAACTGTGCATCCGCGTTGCAAAAGAAGGGATGAGCTCAAGATGATACTATACCTCATCAGAAGAAAACAACCAACAAGCCTCCTCTCCTGGGCATTCCATCGAACACGTTGTCTGCGCAGCCAAGGGGGGCGTTGAACATACCACCCAAGGGAAAAGTGGAACCTCTAACGAGTTCCTCGCCATGGATTCACCTTCCAGCAACTCAGGGTTGAACACACTGGCAAACTTAGGTGTACGTTTCCACAAAGCACAggagaggatttttttttttttttgctaactgggccttttttttttgggcccAGCACGAACAAGTCTGGTCTGGTTTGAACGTTTGAGGCCGCCCCTGGACATGAACCTATAAATGTGTCCGCTTCTCTTCCCCACGCTGCGTTTTGGCGCCTTTATCCCCAACCTGTGGCCATGGGCGCTCCAccccgcaccaccaccacagcacccggcccctcctcctcctcctcctcctcaaacCCCACCACCACCCTCCCGAAAGCctgccaccacctccacttcCCACCCGATGGCAGCCATCACCACCACaggcaccgccgctgccgcagccgcCTCGTCCTCCTTCCTCCGGCgccgcaccggcgccgccgccgccgtctccatcCGGGCGTGCCACCACCGCTACAGGctcgcctgccgcgccgccgaggtgTCCGGGGCCgagccctccgccgcgccggccgcggcgggggcggctggAGGAGGCGCGTCGTGGGTGCCGGTCGTGCCGCTCGCGGCGCTGCCGCGCGGGGAGCGCCGCGTGATCGTGCAGGACGGGGAGGAGATCCTGCTGCTCTGGTACAAGGACCAGGTCTTCGCCATCGAGAACCGCTCGCCGGCCGAGGGTGCCTACACCGAGGGCCTCCTTAACGCCAAGCTCACGCAGGTGCGTCTCGGGCGCTCGTGGCCTGCTCGGCGGAatgcctggcgccgccgcccataGTTCATTAGCTTATTCTTCGTATATTTCATTAGCTTATTCTTCGTTTATTCTGAATGCTCTTAAGGTTGGGTTGAAATTTGGGATGTTAGTAAGGGCCGACTACCAAACCGATCAACTTCACTATAGTTTCAAACAAGTTGCAAATTCCACTGTTATAAACTTCCCTAGCTGGTTCTAGAGTTTCTAAACAAGTTACACATGTACTTCAGAATTACGTACCTTCTAGTGATTTCACTTACATGCATCTTTAAGTGATTTCACTTACATACATCTTTAAGTGGTTTTAGTACCTTGGTATCTGGAGACAATGTACCTACATCATGTACATCATGTACCTTGGTATCTGGAGACAATGGTAGGCTACATGCTCCCTGATCCATACCCACTTCAGGAACTATTGAAATTACTCTCATTTAAGATTGATGATCACAAGTGTGACACTAGAAGTGCTCTGGAAAGGTTTATTGGTTTCAAAACCTCCTGAATTTTGCCTATACATCACCTCTGCTTTCTGTGCATATTAGAAATATGAAATGTTTAAGGTAGCCTTTTATTCAGCCATATCAAGCTTTTAAACTTTAAACTCTGTTCTTCGAGATTCTTGAAGTTTTCTCACACAGTGTCTAGTCCGCATTGCTGCCCATGAAGTGTATTCTAGTTTTTTTCCCCCTTTGACTTCGACGGACAACAAAATTTTTATGATATTTTGGTATAACTTACTTAAGCTAATTTCCTTGTCTTTCTAAAATATTTgaccttgtttttttttttttgccttccaGGATGGCTGCATTGTTTGCCCATCAACAGACAGTACATTTGATCTTCGCACTGGGGAAATAAAGGAATGGTATCCCAAAAACCCTGTTCTCAGGGCTCTTACACCTGCCTTGAGGAAACTATTCACTTACCGTGTGAAAACAGACGATGAAAACATCTACATCAACATCAGTGGGGCTGAGAGTACAGGGTCTGCTGAGATTATATTCAGTGGGAAAGCTCAACCTGGGGTTACTGCATCAGATGTCAATGTGGAAGAGGtatttgtttttgttctttcagTCCAATTGATCACTCTTACTTTAAGGGCCATCTTCAGACAGATTTTTTTCTGTTCCAGATGATTCCTGCATTTCTAGTTAACTTCAGTCTAACTCATTACTTCTTTGGTAAAATGAGAATTTGATTGAACTTCTATATCCAGCTTATATCCCTTTACATTTTCAGGTGAGAATGATAGTTGATGAGGATGTTGGAGGATTCGGTTTCACCAGCTCCAATGAACTTATCAATGGAAAAGCCGCTATAATCGGCTTTCTCTTATTGATAGATTTTGAACTTTTAACTGGCAAGGGTCTTCTCAAGGGAACTGGTTTCTTGGACTTCATCTATGCAGTTTCAGGAGCTTTCAACTGATGAGTGTTTTAGTTCTTTGGTTGTGAAATGTTATAAAGGTACTTTACTACTCTTAAAAGTCTACAATTTTTCAGCCTACAACTGAGTGCACAAGCAGTTGTACATGTAAGAATATTAAGTTTGCCAGTAAAGTAATATCAGAGATAGCTTTGCAGTGCCTAGTTGACGCATCTCTGTTCACAATGATGCATTTCGCTGATCTTCCGTAGATTTGAAATGAAAAGGGTGAAAACGTATACATATCTTGGATTAATATGTAGCACTTTAGATTATTTATGTTCACAGTCTAATCAATGAAACGATGAACTCACAGCCCCAAACTGAACTGTCCAGAGCCTGATTGTTGTTCATGTGACAGATCGTGGGAAAAGTAAAAGTAGATGTTGCGCAATACAGGAACATGGATGGTTTTATATAACAATGGGTTacgggaaaggaaaaggaagggcCAGTGTTGAACAGGTTATGGCAGCTTCTCAAGCAAACCTCAACCTGTTTAGGAGATACCATATTTCTCAATAGAGTTAGATAATGAGGTTGTTATATACCTCGTCAATGATGTCGAGCATTACCATCATGGTACAAATTATGGTGCTTATTTTTTTTGCTGCTATCAGTAGCACTAGCATGCTGTTCTCGTTGGTGGCAGATGGAGCCTCACCTCCTCCCGCTTCTCTtgttgcttctcatatttttgtTAACCCCTTTCCTACATTTCTGGATCTTTAGGAACTAAAGGTTCTTTGTGGTTCACATATAGGGGAGAAGATTATAACTGCAGGTTTCATGGATGCTAATCACCTAACCCCACCATCATTTTCATGTAAACACAGCTCATTCTGAGAGTTCCCAGCTTCTTTATGTTATCTAGCAGTGAGCCTAGGATTGTGCTGTAATAAGGTTGCTTCTCTTGTACCTCTGAGATGAAGCATCACGAAATAGTTGTGACTGGTAACCCAAAGAAACTAAATGACAGCGCAGAAATCAGATGCTAAATAGGAGTATCAACAAACCTGTGTGTCGTGCTCTCTGAACAGAGTTCCTGGGAACCGATACTTGACTGTTCTGGGTTGTGAACCATGTTTACTTTGTAGGGGCTAGTCTCTGTGATCGATGAAATGCACTTGCCTGTCCATCTTCAGCACCCTTTTTTAGTACTATCAAAGCTAAGCCTGCCCTTGTCAGGCTGAAGAAAGGATGCATCTTATAATTCATCCTTGTAACTGATTCATAATTCTGTCTTTTACTGATGGGCTAACCTGTATGGGCTAGTGCATACTGATGACTGGTCAGATAgagtaaaaatagaaaaggCTCAAATCATTTGGAGTGGTATGGGCCAATTGTTCATAGATATTATGAAAGCCATATGATTGTTCGTTCCTGTAACCTGTTCTTGTATCAGCTGAGCCAGTTATTACTGCAGAGATGTGCATCTCATAGCAGTTCTGACGATAGGCTATGCATCCACTCCTAGCTTCTAGTATCTGCCAACGTGGAAACTGATCCTCTTCATCGACATTAGTAGTAGTTCCAGGTTCCTAAGTAAATGCCAACCATAGTGAGTATTCTTGTGCCATGGAGATTGGAGACGAGTCATGAGCGTATTAGCTACGTTTGGCTGTAAATTTCAGTGTACATTGGTGGGAGGACAAGAATgctattaaaaaaaattggaggAAGACTTGGAATAAATCATACAATTTCATTTCATTGTAATTTTCATAGAGACACGGCGTTATCCTACACGTGTACAAAAATTCAATCTTTGGTTGAAGTGTACTCTGGTCCACTACCGACATGATTGGCTGATTTTAGGTCCAAGGGTGCCGAACTTACTGTTAAGTGTTCGCTGTTCATGTGGAAAAACCATGGCGAGATGGTTTCACTGTGAGATTGCATAGTGTGAGCTTCGTTTGTGCTCAAACTAGCTGCATGCGTTTCACTGTGAGATTGCTTACTTCAATAATAACCATCAATTCATGTTTAATTTCAGGTTCATTACATTGAGggctgaatgttcaagtttatGTCTCCATTGGGTTAAATGAGAACCTTATTTTACCATTTCAGTGTAATCATCGTGCTTACACAAAACTAGGCAATGTCTGTGAGGTCTGGAGCGATGACACGTGGCATCGTCCTACGCGCTTACAGTACATCCGTAGAAGGAAGCCAAAGACAGAGCCTGTCATGATCACCTATTAATAAGAAAACATAATGTTAGGCACCACATGCCCAAGGTCAGCCCAAATCTCTGACTAAATCAGACAGCTAGACAGAAAGCTCTGCCCTAATTGTACATTAGCCTGCTGTCTTGATCTAGGCATCCTTAAACCAGTGCGCATCCTCCTGTCCCCTCCTAAGTCGCCATTAGTCCAGTGGATCAAGAATGCAAAGGTGGATTTAATCTGTCTCTGATCAGTAGTGCCTCCTTTAATTAGTTTCGTGCACGAGCTGGGAAGCTTCCCAGATGGAattaaacaaagaaaaaaaagatgccAACGTGACGCAGTTCTGACCTCACGTCTTTGTAATGCT
The genomic region above belongs to Panicum virgatum strain AP13 chromosome 8N, P.virgatum_v5, whole genome shotgun sequence and contains:
- the LOC120686007 gene encoding uncharacterized protein LOC120686007 isoform X1, coding for MTRACYSRLASTRKGNQHYLHYLQVFDKMPSLTYTAQSKLCAKRVYSSIKVLCKKGVELNQSSLEKAIIRKTSTAATMMYEHEKARCYSEDTAARKWLRKRGFAVLLF
- the LOC120686004 gene encoding uncharacterized protein LOC120686004; protein product: MAAITTTGTAAAAAASSSFLRRRTGAAAAVSIRACHHRYRLACRAAEVSGAEPSAAPAAAGAAGGGASWVPVVPLAALPRGERRVIVQDGEEILLLWYKDQVFAIENRSPAEGAYTEGLLNAKLTQDGCIVCPSTDSTFDLRTGEIKEWYPKNPVLRALTPALRKLFTYRVKTDDENIYINISGAESTGSAEIIFSGKAQPGVTASDVNVEEVRMIVDEDVGGFGFTSSNELINGKAAIIGFLLLIDFELLTGKGLLKGTGFLDFIYAVSGAFN